Proteins encoded by one window of Rhea pennata isolate bPtePen1 chromosome 11, bPtePen1.pri, whole genome shotgun sequence:
- the LOC134145508 gene encoding uncharacterized protein LOC134145508 — MPVEQKVNPCSQAADGRPSTRECGEVNRGAGRREAAGVGRASRARGRGRLWHPNRFHHTPPSPRRWTAVTQRSQSSALSPRRDSLPPLPCPESSRHPEDGSAKTGSVEHGEALPRSSSSGAELLPLPSLPPLPAKAATQADASLRMDRGQTAASTSQVKLPPLPASSGCSARGRLQELQRSAEDFADDNTSKTSLLEAALPCSYPGRMLLLSLRQGKRVSPPYLRPGLALPEQHWQHQGHHKATAVGSLFPRSASSLQDTSFSWKPRALLKEQAQVAQPPRSATSPGQATLCCQVCHRLQT; from the exons ATGCCAGTGGAGCAGAAGGTGAACCCCTGTTCCCAGGCCGCAGACGGGCGCCCCAGCACGCGGGAATGCGGCGAGGTGAACCGTGGAGCTGGAcgcagggaggcagcaggcgTGGGGCGCGCGAGCCGAGCGCGAGGACG GGGCCGCTTGTGGCACCCCAACCGCTTCCATCACACACCTCCTTCTCCCCGCAGGTGGACCGCAGTGACACAGCGGAGCCAGAGCTCGGCTTTGTCCCCCCGGAGGGACAGCCTGCCTCCGCTCCCCTGCCCAGAGAGCTCACGGCACCCCGAGGACGGCAGCGCAAAG ACGGGCAGTGTGGAGCACGGGGAGGCTCTGCCCCGCAGCAGTTCctcaggagcagagctgctgcctctgccatCCTTGCCGCCTCTCCCCGCCAAGGCGGCAACCCAGGCAGACGCGTCCCTGCGCATGGACAGAGGTCAAACGGCAGCGTCTACAAGCCAAGTCAAGCTGCCCCCTCTGCCAGCATCATCAGGATGCTCTGCCAGAGGCAGGCTCCAGGAGCTCCAGCGGTCTGCAGAGGACTTTGCTGATGACAACACCAGCAAAACCTCCCTCCTGGAAGCGGCACTTCCTTGCAGTTACCCAGGCAGGATGCTTCTGCTGTCACTGCGTCAAGGCAAGAGGGTTTCCCCGCCGTACCTGAGGCCAGGCCTAGCTCTTCCAGAGCAGCACTGGCAACACCAAGGCCATCACAAGGCCACGGCAGTAGGATCACTCTTCCCCCGCTCAGCCAGCAGCCTTCAGGACACCTCTTTCTCCTGGAAGCCCAGAGCGCTGCTGAAGGAGCAAGCCCAGGTGGCCCAGCCTCCACGGAGTGCAACAAGCCCTGGCCAAGCTACCCTGTGCTGCCAAGTCTGCCACAGGCTCCAGACGTGA
- the LOC134145380 gene encoding uncharacterized protein LOC134145380 isoform X1 → MVLQRSSAWLRRRGRCHTCSVQRPCQAETSSKRRHVPKVQPWHLSKDLLPLLMAASVPAFLGRHRRPGLGRSPQQQFLNEWEEAAGTRATAAPGEAQEEAGQQEVDRDLPEQQQLEESASVHTIWVRPSCQRLVPWRHLRDSEATDADGEADGNPQSAPLPQAVAAGAEAEDPPLAGGSQQEGTSMLLHTSGSSEGGPAASPSHGGCPHQGMALTCGILLSPCMFPLSTKTRQIPPPPETPQRVTQPPPPSHTHWLPGPRSSRRHFGLCAEPSPAAVSRGSESDGAGRRVLAAPLTLRLVLWTQSTRRENNVDARHHTGGIRLAPQHMLLPARRKEEDLPAKSCS, encoded by the exons ATGGTGCTGCAGAGGAGCTCAGCGTGGCTGCGCCGCAGGGGCCGTTGCCACACGTGCTCAGTTCAACGCCCCTGCCAAGCAGAGACCAGCAGCAAACGGCGCCACGTGCCAAAGGTGCAGCCGTGGCACCTCAGCAAGGACCTGCTCCCCCTGCTCATGGCGGCGAGCGTGCCAGCTTTCCTGGGCAGGCACAGAAGGCCAGGGCTAGGACGGTCCCCACAGcaacagtttttaaatgagtgggaggaagcagcaggaaccAGAGCCACAGCAGCACCGGGGGAAGcacaggaggaagcagggcagcaGGAGGTGGACAGAGACCtgccagaacagcagcagctggaggaatcTGCCTCTGTCCACACGATCTGGGTCCGGCCAAGCTGCCAGAGGCTCGTGCCGTGGAGACACCTGCGCGACAGCGAGGCCACAGACGCTGACGGAGAAGCAGATGGCAACCCGCAGAGCGCGCCTCTCCCCCAGGCAGTGGCCGCAGGAGCCGAGGCAGAAGATCCACCCTTGGCCGGAGGCTCTCAGCAAGAGGGGACCAGCATGCTCCTCCACACGTCAGGCTCCTCAGAAGGAGGACCAGCAGCTTCGCCCTCGCATGGAGGCTGTCCACACCAG GGGATGGCACTCACCTGTGGGATTTTGCTCTCCCCCTGCATGTTCCCTCTGAGCACAAAGACGAGGcaaattcctcctcctccagagaCTCCCCAGAGGGTGACCCAG CCACCGCCGCCCTCCCACACCCACTGGCTCCCAGGCCCTCGCTCCTCGAGACGCCACTTCGGGCTCTGCGCAGAGCCTTCACCTGCAGCTGTCTCACGGGGCAGCGAGAGCGATGGGGCCGGGAGGCGAGTGCTGGCGGCTCCGCTGACATTGCGGCTGGTCCTGTGGACGCAGAGTACAAGGAGGGAGAACAACGTGGATGCACGCCACCACACCGGAGGCATTCGGCTCGCACCACAGCACATGCTACTTCCTGCACGCAGGAAGGAGGAGGACCTGCCAGCCAAGTCGTGCAGCTAG
- the LOC134145380 gene encoding uncharacterized protein LOC134145380 isoform X2, whose product MVLQRSSAWLRRRGRCHTCSVQRPCQAETSSKRRHVPKVQPWHLSKDLLPLLMAASVPAFLGRHRRPGLGRSPQQQFLNEWEEAAGTRATAAPGEAQEEAGQQEVDRDLPEQQQLEESASVHTIWVRPSCQRLVPWRHLRDSEATDADGEADGNPQSAPLPQAVAAGAEAEDPPLAGGSQQEGTSMLLHTSGSSEGGPAASPSHGGCPHQPPPPSHTHWLPGPRSSRRHFGLCAEPSPAAVSRGSESDGAGRRVLAAPLTLRLVLWTQSTRRENNVDARHHTGGIRLAPQHMLLPARRKEEDLPAKSCS is encoded by the exons ATGGTGCTGCAGAGGAGCTCAGCGTGGCTGCGCCGCAGGGGCCGTTGCCACACGTGCTCAGTTCAACGCCCCTGCCAAGCAGAGACCAGCAGCAAACGGCGCCACGTGCCAAAGGTGCAGCCGTGGCACCTCAGCAAGGACCTGCTCCCCCTGCTCATGGCGGCGAGCGTGCCAGCTTTCCTGGGCAGGCACAGAAGGCCAGGGCTAGGACGGTCCCCACAGcaacagtttttaaatgagtgggaggaagcagcaggaaccAGAGCCACAGCAGCACCGGGGGAAGcacaggaggaagcagggcagcaGGAGGTGGACAGAGACCtgccagaacagcagcagctggaggaatcTGCCTCTGTCCACACGATCTGGGTCCGGCCAAGCTGCCAGAGGCTCGTGCCGTGGAGACACCTGCGCGACAGCGAGGCCACAGACGCTGACGGAGAAGCAGATGGCAACCCGCAGAGCGCGCCTCTCCCCCAGGCAGTGGCCGCAGGAGCCGAGGCAGAAGATCCACCCTTGGCCGGAGGCTCTCAGCAAGAGGGGACCAGCATGCTCCTCCACACGTCAGGCTCCTCAGAAGGAGGACCAGCAGCTTCGCCCTCGCATGGAGGCTGTCCACACCAG CCACCGCCGCCCTCCCACACCCACTGGCTCCCAGGCCCTCGCTCCTCGAGACGCCACTTCGGGCTCTGCGCAGAGCCTTCACCTGCAGCTGTCTCACGGGGCAGCGAGAGCGATGGGGCCGGGAGGCGAGTGCTGGCGGCTCCGCTGACATTGCGGCTGGTCCTGTGGACGCAGAGTACAAGGAGGGAGAACAACGTGGATGCACGCCACCACACCGGAGGCATTCGGCTCGCACCACAGCACATGCTACTTCCTGCACGCAGGAAGGAGGAGGACCTGCCAGCCAAGTCGTGCAGCTAG